A genomic region of Mus musculus strain C57BL/6J chromosome 7, GRCm38.p6 C57BL/6J contains the following coding sequences:
- the LTO1 gene encoding protein LTO1 homolog isoform 2 (isoform 2 is encoded by transcript variant 2), whose protein sequence is MKGMRGPGESRDTAMAVEQDIFDAVVMADERFHGEGYQEGYEEGSSLGIVEGKRYGMVHGAKIGSEIGCYRGFALAWKCLLHSGAGEKDSRKMKVVEALIALLQDFPYDDPTYEKLHEDLDRIRGKFRQLCSLLNVQPDFKVTPGGSGLAF, encoded by the exons ATGAAAGGAATGCGAGGGCCGGGGGAGAGCCGAGACACCGCCATGGCCGTGGAGCAGGACATATTTGACGCCGTCGTGATGGCGGATGAGAG ATTCCATGGGGAGGGATATCAGGAAGGCTATGAAGAAGGCAGTAGCTTGGGGATCGTTGAAGGAAAGCGGTATGGCATGGTACATGGAGCCAAGATTGGGTCTGAG ATTGGATGCTACCGGGGTTTTGCTCTTGCATGGAAGTGTCTCCTACACAGTGGCGCTGGTGAAAAAGACAG CAGGAAGATGAAGGTGGTGGAGGCTCTGATTGCGCTGCTGCAGGACTTTCCTTACGATGATCCCACTTATGAGAAGCTCCATGAAGACCTGGACAGAATCAGAGGGAAGTTCAGGCAG CTGTGCTCACTGCTCAACGTGCAGCCAGACTTCAAGGTGACTCCAGGAGGCTCTGGACTTGCGTTTTGA
- the LTO1 gene encoding protein LTO1 homolog isoform 5 (isoform 5 is encoded by transcript variant 5): MKGMRGPGESRDTAMAVEQDIFDAVVMADERFHGEGYQEGYEEGSSLGIVEGKRYGMVHGAKIGSEIGCYRGFALAWKCLLHSGAGEKDSRKMKVVEALIALLQDFPYDDPTYEKLHEDLDRIRGKFRQVCVFSLCLWGVPEGALKARLAWALGFM, encoded by the exons ATGAAAGGAATGCGAGGGCCGGGGGAGAGCCGAGACACCGCCATGGCCGTGGAGCAGGACATATTTGACGCCGTCGTGATGGCGGATGAGAG ATTCCATGGGGAGGGATATCAGGAAGGCTATGAAGAAGGCAGTAGCTTGGGGATCGTTGAAGGAAAGCGGTATGGCATGGTACATGGAGCCAAGATTGGGTCTGAG ATTGGATGCTACCGGGGTTTTGCTCTTGCATGGAAGTGTCTCCTACACAGTGGCGCTGGTGAAAAAGACAG CAGGAAGATGAAGGTGGTGGAGGCTCTGATTGCGCTGCTGCAGGACTTTCCTTACGATGATCCCACTTATGAGAAGCTCCATGAAGACCTGGACAGAATCAGAGGGAAGTTCAGGCAGGTTTGTGTCTTTAGCCTCTGTCTATGGGGTGTGCCTGAGGGGGCTTTGAAGGCCAGGTTGGCGTGGGCCCTAGGGTTCATGTGA
- the LTO1 gene encoding protein LTO1 homolog isoform 6 (isoform 6 is encoded by transcript variant 6) — translation MKGMRGPGESRDTAMAVEQDIFDAVVMADERFHGEGYQEGYEEGSSLGIVEGKRYGMVHGAKIGSEIGCYRGFALAWKCLLHSGAGEKDRKMKVVEALIALLQDFPYDDPTYEKLHEDLDRIRGKFRQLCSLLNVQPDFKVTPGGSGLAF, via the exons ATGAAAGGAATGCGAGGGCCGGGGGAGAGCCGAGACACCGCCATGGCCGTGGAGCAGGACATATTTGACGCCGTCGTGATGGCGGATGAGAG ATTCCATGGGGAGGGATATCAGGAAGGCTATGAAGAAGGCAGTAGCTTGGGGATCGTTGAAGGAAAGCGGTATGGCATGGTACATGGAGCCAAGATTGGGTCTGAG ATTGGATGCTACCGGGGTTTTGCTCTTGCATGGAAGTGTCTCCTACACAGTGGCGCTGGTGAAAAAGACAG GAAGATGAAGGTGGTGGAGGCTCTGATTGCGCTGCTGCAGGACTTTCCTTACGATGATCCCACTTATGAGAAGCTCCATGAAGACCTGGACAGAATCAGAGGGAAGTTCAGGCAG CTGTGCTCACTGCTCAACGTGCAGCCAGACTTCAAGGTGACTCCAGGAGGCTCTGGACTTGCGTTTTGA